The following are from one region of the Phormidium sp. PBR-2020 genome:
- the crtD gene encoding C-3',4' desaturase CrtD — MNHAPNPPQVIVIGAGIGGLTTAALLAHNGYPVKVFDSAIVPGGCASTFKRRGFTFDVGATQVAGLEPGGIHHRIFQELHIPLPAATPCDPACAVYLPGETEPINVWRDPLRWREEQQRQFPGSEPFWQLMRTLFRASWAFQGRDPVLPPRNLWDISRLLGAVRPGTLVTVPFTFWTVGDALRWFSLEGDRRLRTFLDLQLKLYSQVEAEDTALLYAATALGVSQLPQGLYHLEGSMQVLSDHLQQALERDGGTLQMGHRVEAIHSQNNHVTGVTVRHLKTEETWTEPADIVVANVTVQNLVQLLDSPPSGYRRRVDKLPPASGAFVIYLGVDAAAIPPHCPPHLQFFYDGDGEIAENNSLFVSVSRPGDGRAPEGQATLIASSFTDVRQWWNSDDYDQLKDHYTQEAIARLSSYFNLSPQHLIHIEAATPRTFAHFTGRDAGVVGGLGQRVSTFGPFGFANRTPKANLWLVGDCTHPGEGTAGVSYSALTAVRQIEAKFC, encoded by the coding sequence ATGAATCACGCGCCCAACCCCCCACAAGTCATCGTCATTGGTGCGGGCATTGGAGGACTCACTACCGCCGCTCTCTTAGCACATAATGGCTACCCTGTCAAGGTGTTTGACTCAGCTATCGTGCCAGGGGGCTGTGCCTCCACCTTCAAGCGGCGGGGCTTCACCTTCGACGTGGGGGCGACTCAAGTGGCCGGCCTAGAACCCGGAGGCATTCACCATCGCATCTTTCAGGAACTGCACATCCCCCTCCCAGCCGCAACTCCCTGCGATCCTGCCTGTGCCGTCTATCTCCCCGGAGAAACCGAACCCATCAACGTTTGGCGAGATCCCCTCCGTTGGCGAGAAGAACAACAACGGCAATTTCCCGGTAGCGAGCCATTCTGGCAACTGATGAGAACCCTATTTCGCGCCAGTTGGGCCTTCCAAGGACGCGATCCCGTCCTTCCCCCCCGCAACCTCTGGGATATCAGCCGCTTACTGGGGGCCGTTCGCCCCGGAACCCTGGTCACCGTCCCGTTTACCTTTTGGACCGTTGGCGATGCCCTACGCTGGTTTAGTCTTGAGGGCGATCGCCGCCTCCGTACCTTCCTAGACCTCCAACTGAAACTCTACTCCCAAGTCGAGGCCGAAGACACCGCCCTCCTCTATGCTGCCACCGCCCTCGGCGTCTCCCAACTCCCCCAGGGACTCTATCACCTAGAGGGCAGTATGCAGGTGTTGAGCGATCACCTGCAACAAGCCCTCGAACGGGATGGCGGGACTCTCCAGATGGGCCATCGCGTCGAAGCCATCCACAGCCAAAATAACCACGTCACTGGCGTCACCGTTCGTCACCTGAAAACCGAGGAAACCTGGACTGAACCCGCCGATATCGTCGTCGCCAACGTCACCGTGCAGAACCTCGTCCAACTCCTCGACAGCCCCCCCTCCGGCTACCGTCGCCGCGTCGATAAACTGCCCCCCGCCTCCGGGGCCTTTGTTATTTATCTAGGAGTAGATGCAGCCGCCATCCCCCCCCATTGTCCGCCCCATCTACAATTCTTCTATGACGGCGACGGGGAAATCGCCGAGAATAACTCCCTCTTTGTCTCCGTCAGTCGTCCCGGCGATGGTCGGGCCCCCGAAGGACAGGCCACCCTAATCGCCTCCTCCTTTACCGATGTGCGGCAATGGTGGAACAGCGATGATTACGACCAGCTTAAAGACCACTATACCCAGGAGGCGATCGCCCGTCTAAGCTCTTATTTCAACCTCTCCCCCCAACATCTCATCCATATCGAAGCCGCCACCCCGCGCACCTTTGCCCACTTTACCGGCCGCGATGCCGGAGTCGTCGGCGGCCTGGGCCAACGAGTCAGTACCTTTGGCCCCTTCGGCTTCGCCAACCGCACCCCCAAAGCCAATCTCTGGCTGGTGGGGGATTGCACCCATCCCGGCGAAGGAACCGCTGGAGTTAGCTATTCCGCCCTCACCGCAGTGCGGCAAATTGAGGCAAAATTTTGCTAA
- a CDS encoding insulinase family protein, giving the protein MTSTLLSRPANFSLNAPTIRKFANGLTVIAEQVPVEAVNLSLWFNVGSAIEPDAMMGTAHFLEHMIFKGSERLEMGEFERRIEARGAVINAATSQDYTQFYLTCAPQDFAQLTPLQLDVVLNPRLAEEAFQRERQVVLEEIRRSDDNPHRRNYQRAIELAFAELPYRRPVLGSTEIVSELEAGQMRTFHRTWYRPESLTAVAVGNLPVEELVATVADSFAQVSDDDLAIACPLPPRSFPAPELGFAEVTRREYCDPTLQQARLSLLWRVPGLGQLEKTYALDVLGSILGQGRTGRLVRELREERGLVSRVGAGNLSYRLQGLFQVGAQLAAEHLEVVEGAIVDQVRRLQDELVSEAEMERIRKRVANRFVFGSERPSDRANLYGYFQALVGDVDPALSYPEAVRSLTPEDLREAAQTYLSPEAFGVVIVRPG; this is encoded by the coding sequence ATGACTTCTACTCTCCTCAGTCGCCCCGCCAATTTTTCCCTCAACGCTCCGACGATTCGTAAGTTTGCCAATGGTTTAACGGTCATTGCTGAACAGGTTCCCGTTGAAGCCGTCAATCTAAGTCTTTGGTTCAACGTTGGCTCAGCCATTGAGCCGGATGCGATGATGGGCACGGCTCACTTCCTCGAACATATGATTTTCAAGGGCAGCGAGCGCCTGGAGATGGGGGAGTTTGAGCGTCGCATCGAGGCGCGGGGAGCGGTCATCAATGCCGCGACAAGTCAGGATTATACCCAGTTTTATCTCACCTGTGCGCCCCAGGATTTCGCCCAATTAACGCCGCTGCAATTGGATGTGGTTTTAAATCCGCGTCTTGCGGAGGAGGCCTTTCAACGGGAGCGTCAGGTGGTGTTGGAGGAGATTCGCCGTTCTGATGATAATCCCCATCGTCGCAATTATCAGCGGGCCATTGAGTTGGCCTTTGCGGAGTTACCCTATCGCCGGCCGGTGTTGGGTTCGACGGAGATTGTCTCGGAGTTAGAGGCGGGACAAATGCGGACTTTTCACCGCACCTGGTATCGTCCAGAATCTTTGACGGCGGTAGCGGTGGGGAATTTGCCGGTGGAGGAGTTAGTGGCGACGGTGGCTGACTCTTTCGCTCAAGTGTCTGACGATGATTTGGCGATCGCCTGTCCCTTACCGCCGCGATCATTTCCGGCGCCGGAGTTGGGATTTGCGGAGGTGACTCGCCGGGAGTACTGTGATCCGACGTTGCAGCAGGCCCGGTTGAGTTTATTATGGCGGGTTCCGGGGTTGGGGCAGTTGGAGAAAACCTATGCCCTCGATGTGTTGGGGAGTATTTTAGGACAAGGGCGAACCGGACGCTTGGTGCGGGAGTTACGAGAGGAACGGGGTTTGGTGTCGCGGGTGGGGGCTGGAAATTTGAGTTATCGCCTGCAAGGGTTGTTTCAGGTGGGGGCCCAGTTAGCGGCGGAGCATTTAGAGGTGGTAGAGGGGGCGATCGTGGATCAGGTGCGCCGTCTCCAGGATGAGTTAGTGTCGGAGGCGGAGATGGAGCGGATTCGCAAGCGGGTGGCGAATCGCTTTGTGTTTGGCAGTGAACGGCCGAGCGATCGGGCTAATTTGTATGGCTATTTTCAGGCGTTGGTGGGGGATGTGGACCCGGCGTTGAGTTATCCCGAGGCGGTGCGATCGCTCACTCCTGAGGATTTACGGGAGGCGGCCCAGACCTACCTCTCTCCCGAGGCGTTTGGGGTGGTGATTGTGCGTCCGGGCTAA
- a CDS encoding tetratricopeptide repeat protein has translation MEQFQFLMQVLQTISESQGDPDKVYPLFRENLDQLNVNLAQTLRDWASQILSQVEPEQATTIAVDIAHLGKLIQEFSSDRRADQMEIAIACAEVALEVYPRSTYPKQWAMTQINLVDVLVELFETSQKPQYLDQAFSLFEELVTVNQKIVYPAPLVFYKLGKSLSKQGSYKKAIQTLERTLTLLQEYSLNTVEKLQLMALTLFELARLSHQLLRLDHAKLYFKDALRLFRRLKDEDSAASVMTALGNLELQIGQSEAAQSHLESAFLYYDSQNKLAQKQEVNRLLTLLKNHQKQITMG, from the coding sequence ATGGAACAGTTCCAGTTTTTGATGCAAGTGCTGCAAACTATATCCGAGAGTCAGGGAGATCCAGACAAAGTTTACCCTCTCTTTCGGGAAAACTTAGACCAATTAAACGTCAACTTAGCCCAGACATTAAGGGATTGGGCAAGTCAGATACTTTCTCAAGTCGAGCCAGAACAAGCTACAACGATTGCTGTAGATATTGCTCATCTTGGTAAGTTGATTCAAGAGTTTTCATCTGATCGTCGTGCTGATCAGATGGAAATTGCGATCGCCTGTGCTGAAGTAGCTTTAGAAGTGTACCCCCGCAGCACTTATCCTAAACAATGGGCGATGACGCAAATCAACCTAGTTGACGTCTTGGTAGAGTTATTTGAGACATCCCAAAAGCCTCAATATCTCGACCAAGCTTTCTCTCTGTTTGAAGAGCTTGTTACGGTTAATCAAAAAATAGTTTATCCTGCGCCATTGGTGTTTTATAAACTCGGCAAATCTCTGTCAAAACAAGGCTCTTATAAAAAAGCAATTCAGACACTAGAACGAACCCTTACTCTTTTACAAGAATACTCCTTAAATACTGTCGAGAAACTACAGCTCATGGCACTTACATTATTTGAACTTGCTCGCTTATCTCATCAGCTTCTCCGTCTTGACCATGCAAAACTTTACTTTAAGGATGCTTTGCGATTATTTCGCCGCCTCAAGGATGAAGATTCAGCGGCAAGTGTCATGACAGCGTTAGGCAATCTTGAATTACAAATTGGGCAAAGTGAAGCGGCTCAATCTCATCTTGAGTCTGCTTTTCTATATTATGATAGCCAGAATAAACTCGCACAAAAACAGGAAGTCAATAGGCTCTTAACCCTTCTAAAAAATCATCAAAAGCAAATTACCATGGGATAG
- a CDS encoding KAP family NTPase, whose product MSILGSYQSTLRRWGLRSNPFKPTPPDEFAKLSRIFYGRELEIKTAIPALYEGRNILIRGPWGIGKTSLILRLLDCLQQEVAQLDEKMLVLYLDKVLGESPNDFYRALLFVVAEHLAKETDNLNARNIWENLSGRIGLSSKTKVEGRVNFGFASLAGTRESNSPTDIGNPYNLLISMLDEAQESFDRIVLAVDDLDKKDVIVVQEIIEGSLDLFRRGDKRAFLMTGRGFTDVQEASLKALGIFSENFTLQPMTPEGLYQVAINYLNLERYETRNDCYPFTDEVLKQIVAYSQGTPRQLTSICEKVLREGATRECEQLDQANFMPIWSELRRQVSYELSPQLRQLLYVAQEAGGIHEDIDDRYLDQLGVYTFVQLLPMLKTLEMSDAVIRTEDKAGYRYVPSQLYLPGSEEESG is encoded by the coding sequence ATGTCTATTCTTGGTTCGTATCAATCCACACTTAGGCGCTGGGGACTCCGCAGCAATCCCTTCAAACCCACCCCTCCCGATGAGTTTGCTAAGCTATCCAGGATATTCTATGGCCGCGAATTAGAAATAAAAACGGCGATTCCAGCTCTTTACGAAGGACGAAATATTCTCATTCGGGGACCTTGGGGGATTGGCAAAACCTCTTTAATTTTGCGACTTTTAGATTGCTTGCAACAGGAAGTTGCTCAACTTGACGAAAAAATGCTTGTTCTATACTTGGATAAGGTTTTAGGAGAGTCACCTAATGATTTTTATCGTGCCCTCCTGTTTGTTGTAGCTGAACACCTTGCCAAAGAAACCGATAATTTAAATGCTAGAAATATTTGGGAAAATTTAAGCGGTCGTATTGGTTTAAGTAGTAAGACCAAGGTAGAAGGTCGCGTAAACTTTGGTTTCGCCTCTTTAGCCGGAACTCGTGAATCTAATTCCCCGACAGATATAGGAAATCCTTATAATCTTCTGATTTCCATGTTAGATGAGGCACAGGAGTCCTTTGATCGCATTGTTTTAGCTGTTGATGATTTAGATAAGAAGGATGTCATCGTAGTTCAAGAGATTATTGAAGGGAGTTTGGACTTATTTCGTCGGGGAGACAAACGTGCATTTTTGATGACAGGACGGGGATTTACTGATGTTCAAGAAGCAAGCCTGAAAGCCTTAGGTATATTTTCTGAAAACTTTACCTTGCAGCCGATGACTCCTGAAGGTCTCTACCAGGTGGCCATCAACTATCTTAACCTAGAACGCTATGAAACTCGGAATGATTGTTACCCTTTTACGGATGAGGTTTTAAAGCAAATTGTTGCTTATTCACAAGGAACTCCTCGACAGTTAACTTCAATTTGTGAAAAGGTACTACGGGAAGGGGCGACCCGAGAATGTGAACAGTTAGATCAAGCTAACTTTATGCCAATTTGGTCGGAGCTGCGTCGTCAGGTTAGTTACGAGTTGTCCCCCCAACTGCGTCAACTACTTTATGTGGCTCAAGAAGCTGGTGGGATTCATGAAGATATTGATGATCGCTACCTGGATCAGTTAGGGGTTTATACATTTGTTCAACTCTTGCCGATGTTGAAAACGTTAGAAATGAGTGATGCCGTGATTCGGACAGAAGATAAAGCGGGTTATCGTTATGTTCCTTCTCAGCTTTACCTCCCTGGATCAGAAGAAGAGTCAGGGTAA
- a CDS encoding type II toxin-antitoxin system HicB family antitoxin — MKTFTAIVERDSETRLYVGYVPGFPGAHSQGETLDELQENLREVIEMLLEDEEVLFETEFIGTQQIVVQ, encoded by the coding sequence ATGAAGACGTTTACGGCTATTGTTGAGCGAGATTCTGAGACTCGCCTCTATGTGGGGTATGTTCCGGGATTTCCGGGAGCGCATTCCCAGGGTGAAACCTTGGATGAGTTGCAGGAGAATCTTCGTGAAGTCATTGAGATGCTCTTGGAAGATGAGGAGGTCTTGTTTGAGACGGAGTTTATTGGCACACAGCAGATTGTGGTGCAGTAA
- a CDS encoding type II toxin-antitoxin system HicA family toxin, which produces MSNLPVLKPQEVVRLLEDLGFAEVRQKGSHKQFRHEDGRGTTVPFHKGRDISPRLLRQIASDIGLTVEELLECR; this is translated from the coding sequence ATGAGTAATCTTCCTGTTCTCAAGCCGCAAGAGGTTGTACGTCTTCTCGAAGATCTCGGTTTTGCAGAAGTTCGTCAAAAGGGTTCACACAAGCAGTTTCGTCATGAGGATGGGCGGGGAACAACTGTTCCGTTTCATAAAGGGCGTGATATTTCTCCCAGACTGCTGCGGCAAATTGCCAGCGACATCGGATTAACGGTTGAAGAACTCTTAGAGTGCCGGTGA
- a CDS encoding CHAT domain-containing protein produces the protein MTQFLMQVLQTISESNGNSDEVYPLFRENLDRLDVNLAQTLREWASQIFSQVEPEQATTIAVDIAYLGKLIQEFPSERRAAQMEIAIACYEVYLEVYTRSAHPKAWAVMQNNLGTAYSDRLHGNRAENLEASIRYHEVALEVFTPSADPEYWAGTQNNLAIAYFDRLRGDRAENLERAISYYRASLEVFTRSTYPDYWATTQNNLGNAYSYRLQGNRDTNLKEAISCFQAALEVRTRSDYSEQWAMTKNNLLIAYCLQCEMTQNHLGLAYSAHIQGEQEETPEETPEETPEETPEETPERAIACAQEALEVYTRSAYPEQWAITQNHLGLAYFYRIQGERAENLEMTIDCYEAALEVRTRSAYPEYWARTHHNFGDAYSKRIRGERAENLRRAICTYEAALEFYTPNAFPKDCRRTSGSLANLQAELQNWQAAANAYSQALDAAELLYQACLLLDSQAAELKETDDLPRRAAYAYAKTGQLDRAAATIEQGRARGLSNSLQRDRADLQQLQDQRPDLYEQYRDITNQLRNLENLQRDRRLSDERHALTPEAHRHQAEHLNQQLNQTLEQIRQVPGYETFLNPVDFTDLQCTLTPDNPLVYLIPTPLGSLALIVTPDSIQDLWLNEFTETDLQEVLMGPADDPELTGWFGAYDSSEEDSQNWRSQIETVTGQLWDGLMSPLITFLKQHHHSHATLIPSGYLSLLPLHAAWTVDDCKPSGKRYVLDEFSFSYTPNGRSLLAARTIAERHPQTDSILAIENPREDIAYAQAAIDVAISGFKESQRLTGKAATIEAISEAIAQYPVLNFYGHGGANFDEPLNSGLAMNNGVFTLGKLIKLNLIDRETGGIRLAVLSACETGLPGLELADEVIGLPNGLLQAGVAGIIASLWSVDDLSTSLLLRKFYQLWRDPQTEIDPQEALRQAQIWLRDSTDGEKKDEGMGLRRIKPDAQSFAHPFHWAGFSYVGI, from the coding sequence ATGACACAGTTTTTGATGCAAGTGTTGCAAACTATATCCGAGAGTAATGGTAATTCAGACGAGGTTTACCCTCTCTTTCGGGAAAACTTAGACCGATTAGACGTCAACTTAGCCCAGACATTAAGGGAGTGGGCAAGTCAGATATTTTCTCAAGTCGAGCCAGAACAAGCTACAACGATTGCTGTGGATATTGCTTATCTTGGCAAGTTAATTCAAGAGTTTCCATCTGAGCGTCGTGCCGCTCAGATGGAAATTGCGATCGCCTGCTATGAAGTATATTTAGAAGTCTACACCCGCAGCGCCCATCCCAAGGCTTGGGCCGTGATGCAAAATAACTTGGGAACTGCCTACTCAGATCGTCTGCATGGGAATCGTGCAGAGAACCTAGAAGCTTCAATCCGCTACCATGAAGTGGCGTTAGAAGTTTTCACCCCGAGCGCCGATCCCGAATATTGGGCAGGGACTCAGAATAACCTGGCAATTGCTTACTTTGATCGCCTACGGGGAGATAGGGCCGAGAACCTGGAGCGGGCGATCTCCTACTATCGAGCATCGTTAGAAGTTTTTACCCGCAGTACCTATCCCGACTATTGGGCAACCACGCAAAATAACCTGGGAAATGCTTACTCATATCGCTTGCAGGGGAACCGGGACACGAACCTGAAGGAGGCAATTAGCTGCTTTCAAGCAGCGTTAGAAGTCCGTACCCGCAGCGACTATTCCGAACAGTGGGCTATGACGAAAAATAACTTGTTAATTGCCTACTGTCTGCAATGCGAAATGACGCAGAATCATTTAGGACTTGCTTACTCTGCCCACATCCAGGGAGAGCAAGAGGAGACCCCAGAGGAGACCCCAGAGGAAACCCCAGAGGAAACCCCAGAGGAAACCCCAGAGAGGGCGATCGCCTGCGCTCAAGAAGCTTTAGAAGTGTATACCCGCAGCGCCTATCCCGAACAATGGGCAATAACGCAGAATCATTTGGGACTCGCCTACTTTTACCGCATCCAGGGAGAGCGAGCCGAGAACCTGGAGATGACAATCGACTGCTATGAAGCGGCTTTAGAGGTAAGAACTCGTAGCGCTTATCCCGAATACTGGGCAAGGACACATCATAACTTTGGAGATGCCTACAGTAAACGCATCCGGGGAGAGCGAGCCGAGAACCTGAGGCGCGCTATTTGTACCTACGAAGCTGCTTTAGAGTTTTATACCCCCAACGCTTTTCCCAAGGACTGCCGTCGCACATCTGGTTCTCTTGCCAACCTCCAAGCCGAACTTCAAAACTGGCAAGCAGCCGCTAATGCCTACAGCCAAGCCCTCGACGCTGCTGAACTCCTTTACCAAGCCTGCCTCCTCCTCGATAGCCAAGCCGCCGAACTCAAAGAAACTGATGATTTACCGCGCCGCGCCGCCTACGCCTACGCCAAAACGGGACAACTCGATCGCGCTGCCGCCACCATTGAACAGGGTCGCGCCCGTGGACTCAGCAATAGCCTGCAACGCGATCGCGCCGACCTACAACAGCTACAAGACCAACGCCCCGACCTCTACGAGCAATACCGAGACATCACCAACCAACTCCGCAATCTGGAAAACCTGCAACGCGATCGCCGTCTCTCAGACGAGCGCCACGCCCTTACCCCTGAAGCCCACCGCCACCAAGCCGAACACCTCAACCAGCAACTCAACCAAACCCTAGAGCAAATCCGCCAAGTCCCAGGATATGAAACCTTCCTCAACCCCGTTGATTTCACCGATCTACAATGCACCCTAACCCCAGATAATCCTCTGGTTTATCTCATTCCTACCCCCCTCGGGAGCCTGGCCTTAATAGTCACCCCAGACAGCATTCAAGACCTCTGGCTTAATGAGTTTACCGAAACTGATTTACAAGAAGTGTTAATGGGACCCGCAGATGATCCGGAGTTAACAGGTTGGTTTGGGGCCTACGACTCTTCTGAAGAGGATTCTCAGAACTGGCGATCGCAAATCGAAACCGTCACCGGGCAACTCTGGGACGGCCTCATGTCTCCCCTGATAACGTTCCTCAAACAGCACCACCATAGCCACGCTACCCTCATCCCCAGCGGCTACCTTAGCCTTCTCCCCCTCCACGCCGCCTGGACTGTCGATGACTGCAAACCCAGCGGCAAACGCTACGTCCTCGACGAATTCAGCTTCAGCTACACCCCCAATGGGCGATCGCTCCTGGCCGCCCGCACCATCGCAGAGCGCCACCCCCAGACCGACTCAATTTTGGCCATTGAAAACCCCAGAGAAGACATTGCCTATGCCCAAGCAGCAATTGATGTAGCCATTTCTGGGTTTAAGGAATCCCAACGACTCACCGGCAAAGCAGCAACGATTGAGGCCATCAGCGAGGCGATCGCCCAATACCCAGTCCTCAACTTCTATGGCCATGGAGGCGCCAACTTTGACGAACCCCTCAACAGTGGCCTCGCCATGAATAACGGCGTCTTCACTCTCGGCAAGCTCATCAAGCTAAACCTCATAGACCGCGAAACTGGCGGCATCCGCCTCGCCGTCCTCTCCGCCTGTGAAACGGGACTCCCCGGTCTCGAACTCGCTGACGAAGTGATCGGACTCCCGAACGGGCTATTGCAAGCGGGAGTCGCAGGCATCATCGCTTCTCTGTGGTCAGTCGACGACCTCAGTACCTCACTGCTACTGCGTAAGTTCTACCAACTCTGGCGCGACCCTCAAACTGAGATTGACCCCCAGGAAGCTCTCCGCCAAGCGCAAATCTGGCTTCGCGACAGCACCGACGGCGAAAAAAAAGACGAAGGCATGGGTCTACGTCGCATCAAGCCTGACGCGCAAAGCTTCGCCCATCCCTTCCACTGGGCGGGTTTCAGCTATGTTGGTATCTAA